A stretch of Vicinamibacterales bacterium DNA encodes these proteins:
- a CDS encoding tetratricopeptide repeat protein, with translation MPTSLLLLALLAGAPQVTQTDPARAGWEAIQRGDGEKAASAFRAVLAADPNDVRALTGAGMAAHLTGRPDQAINYLKKAVQIEPEYVQAHYMLGQIAYSQGDLDLAIKSYEKVVKLAPGSRAIYQQLEEWKKEAALHDTFAARPTARFTVMFEGPEQQAIATRVSNTLEAAYARIGRTLNTYPSDTVTAILYTRQQFRDITKSPSWAAAAYDGRIRIPVLGALKNPAELDRIVTHEYVHALVQQMFPRVPGWLNEGLATLLEGGDRTWLTARLRAAGELIPLASLDAAFRTSDGDEAALAYAQSYVGARILSQRLGANFPVFLQYVSNGTPFDQALLVFNVTAADLEKEWKRQAGASGVNGGGRRERISHGGTEGTEGIGGRVATLLR, from the coding sequence ATGCCGACATCCTTGCTTCTCCTGGCGCTGCTGGCCGGCGCGCCGCAGGTGACACAGACGGATCCCGCCCGGGCGGGATGGGAAGCGATCCAGCGCGGAGACGGCGAGAAGGCGGCATCCGCCTTCCGCGCCGTTCTCGCCGCGGATCCCAACGACGTGCGCGCGCTCACCGGCGCCGGCATGGCGGCGCATCTGACGGGACGCCCCGACCAGGCGATCAACTACCTGAAGAAGGCCGTGCAGATCGAGCCGGAGTACGTGCAGGCCCACTACATGCTGGGACAGATCGCCTACAGCCAGGGCGATCTCGACCTCGCGATCAAGTCGTACGAGAAAGTCGTCAAGCTCGCGCCCGGCAGCCGGGCGATCTACCAGCAGCTCGAGGAGTGGAAGAAGGAAGCGGCGCTGCACGACACCTTCGCCGCCAGGCCGACCGCGCGCTTCACAGTCATGTTCGAGGGGCCCGAGCAGCAGGCGATCGCGACGCGGGTCTCGAACACGCTCGAGGCCGCCTATGCGCGCATCGGCCGCACGCTGAACACGTACCCGTCCGATACGGTGACCGCGATCCTCTACACGCGGCAGCAGTTCCGCGACATCACCAAGTCGCCGTCGTGGGCGGCCGCCGCCTACGATGGCCGGATCCGGATCCCGGTGCTGGGCGCGTTGAAGAACCCCGCCGAGCTCGATCGCATCGTCACGCACGAGTACGTGCACGCGCTGGTGCAGCAGATGTTTCCGCGGGTGCCGGGCTGGCTGAACGAAGGCCTGGCGACGCTGCTGGAGGGCGGCGACCGGACGTGGCTGACGGCGCGGCTGCGCGCGGCAGGGGAGTTGATTCCGCTCGCCAGCCTCGACGCCGCGTTCAGGACCTCCGACGGCGACGAAGCGGCGCTCGCGTACGCGCAGAGCTACGTGGGCGCCAGGATCCTGTCGCAGCGCCTCGGCGCCAACTTCCCGGTCTTCCTGCAGTACGTCAGCAACGGCACGCCGTTCGATCAGGCGCTGCTGGTGTTCAACGTCACCGCGGCTGACCTGGAGAAGGAGTGGAAGCGCCAGGCTGGCGCCAGCGGAGTTAACGGAGGGGGACGGAGGGAACGGATCTCACACGGAGGAACGGAGGGAACGGAGGGAATCGGAGGACGAGTAGCAACGTTGCTTCGTTGA